A window of Sporichthyaceae bacterium genomic DNA:
GCGCTACGCCGATCGCGTCGCCGAGCACCTGAAGTCGTGGTGGTCGGCCAATCCGCCGATCCGCGGACCGCACTGGATCAGCGGGATCGAGCTGGGCATCCGGCTGATCTCCTGGACCTGGACGCGTCGACTGCTCAGCGAATGGCCCCGCATCGGGGAGGTCTTCGACGAGAATCCCGAGGCGCACGCGCAGTTGCACGCCCACCAGACGTGGTTGGCGGCCCTGCCCAGCGTCGGCTCCTCGGCCAACAACCATCTGGTCGCCGAGGCCACCGGCCGGTTCGTGGCCGCCTGCGCCTTCGACTGGTTCGCCGAGTCCGCCCGGTGGCGGGAGCAGTCGGCGGCGGCGTTGTCGGCAGCGGTGGAGGCGAACACCTTCGCCTCCGGGCTGAACCGCGAGCTCGCCTCCGACTACCACCTGCTGGTGCTCGAACTCGGCCTGGTCGCCCTGGCCGAGGCCGACGCGGCCGGGCACCCGGTGTCGGACCGCCTGCCGGGTCTGTTGCTGCGCATGTCCGACGCGTTGGCCGCCACCGTCGACTGCACCGGCCGCCCGCCGCGGCAGGGTGACGGCGACGACGGGCAGGCCCTGGCCCTGGACGCCCTCGAGCCGACCGCGGACCGGGCCGGCGGCTTGTTGCGCGTGGCCGCCGACGTGTTCGGCCCGGCCGACTGGTGGCCGCACCTGCCGCCGGCCACGGTCCACTCCGCGTGCCTGGGCGCGTTGATCCGACCCCGTGCGGACCTCGGGCCGCGGTGCCCGGGTCGGCCCGTGCACTTCGCCGACGCCGGGCTGACGATCCTGTGCGCGCACGACCCGGACCGCGCCGGTGAGGTGTGGGTGCGCGCCGACGGCGGGCCGCACGGGTTCGGCGCGATCGCCGCCCACGCCCACGCCGACGCGCTGTCGGTCGAGGTCCGCATCGACGGGGTCGACGTGCTGGCCGACCCGGGCACGTACTGCTACCACGGGCAACCGGCCTGGCGGGCGGCGTTCCGCTCCACCGCCGGGCACAACACGCTCGAACTGGACGGGGTCGACCAGTCCGTCTCGGGCGGGCCGTTCCTCTGGGTCCGGCAGGCCCGCAGCCGGGTGCTGGTCGCCCACCAGGACCCGACCGGCCCCGGCCGCTGGACCGGCGAGCACGACGGGTACCTCGAGCGCCTCGGCGCCCGGCACAACCGGACCCTGGTCCTGGACCCGGCCACCCGCACGCTCGTGATCAGCGATCGGGTGCACACGCCGCGGGCCCTGCCCGCCCGGCTGTCCTTCCACCTCGGCCCGCAGGTCGACGTCGAACTGACGGGCCCTCAGGCACGGCTGTCCTGGCGCGCCGGCGACCTGGACCGCACCGCGACCCTGACCCTGCCGGCGACGCTGACCTGGACCGCGCACCGGGGAGAGGTCGAGCCGCCGACCGGTTGGTACTCCCCGGGCTTCGGGCGTAAGCAACCGGCCTGGGCGCTGATCGGGCGCGGCACCCTCCCGGCGTCCCCGACGGGTGGGGCCCCGATCGAGCCCCTGGTCTCGGTGCTGGAGTGGCAGTGGTGAGCCGATCCGGGCCAGGGTCGGCATGACAATCCTCGGGTCGGCCCCGAGCGCCGTGGACCCGCGGCCGGCCCAGGCGGGCCGGGCCGGAGGTGTCCTGCACCGTGCCCCGGTGCGGCCGGAGCGGGCATCGCCGCCGCCGGCCGCACCGGTCGGGTACGGGGCGGTGTGGGCGCTGCTGGTGGTGAACACGCTGGCGTTCAACGGCGTCAGCATCCTCGGTTTCCCGCACGCCGCCGGCCAGGTGATCACCATGGGCGCGCTGGCCGGCGCCCTGCTGCTGGTGGTGGTCCGCAACCGCAGGCTGCTGATCCGGCCGAGCCTGTTCATGACGCTGGTCAGCGTGCTCGCGCTGGTCGCGGCGGCGTCCTCGGCGCGGATGGAGCCGGGGCCGGGCGCGCTGCTACGGGCCGCCCGTTACCTGGTCGTGGTGGCGTGCCTGTGGCTGCTGACCCCGTTGTGGCGCAACCCGACGGCCCTGCTGCGGCACCACCTGCGGACCTCGATCGGCGTGCTGGGTCTGGTGGCCGTCGGCATCGTGGCCAGCGGCGGCAGGTCCCTGCACGGCGACCAGGGCCGCCTGGTGGGCGCGATCTGGCCGATGCCGCCCCCGCAGGTCGCGCAGTTCGCGGCGGTGCTGGCCGGGCTGGCCGGGACCGCCTGGATGACGGGGATGCTGACCGGCCGCACCGCGGCGCTGACCGCGGTCCCGGCCCTGTTCCTGCTGCTGTCCACCCACACCCGCACGGCCATGGCCGGACTGGTCCTCGGTCTGGCCCTGGCCGCCGGTTCGGCGCTGCTGGCCAGCCGGCGGGCCGCGAACTTCCTGGTCTGCGTGCTCGCGATCGCCGCGGTCGCCGCGACGGCGGCCGGCGGCTTCGTCATGCACTGGTTGCAACGCGGTGAGTCCACCCAGGACCTCGCCAATCTGAGTGGTCGTCAGATCGTGTGGGGGGTGCTGCTGACGCAACCCCGCAGCACCGCCGACCGGTTCGTCGGCACCGGCCTGTCGGACAAGTCCTTCGGCGGCCTGTCCATCGACAGCACCTGGCTGTCGGTCTACTGGGAACAGGGCCTGATCGGGCTGGCGCTGGTGGCGGCGATCTTCGCGGTCCTGGTGCTCGGGGTGCTGTCGGCGCGCCCGTCGCCGGGGCGCACCGTCGCGGTGTTCCTCACCGGGTACCTGCTGATGGCCTCCTGGACCGAGGTCGGGCTCGGCGACGCCGACACCTACCTGCTGCTGGCGTTCCTGGCCGCGGCCTGCATGGACCACCCCTGGGCCCCCGACGGTGATCCGTCATGAACCAGACCGGAGGACGCCACCATGACCCGGCGACCGCAATCCCGTACGGACCCCGGCACCCGATCGCGCCTGT
This region includes:
- a CDS encoding alginate lyase family protein; its protein translation is MPAAGWYLRRLSRMGPAEVAARVRARAVVETWRRRGFPSAQGTGPLPPAVRGAGPAGLAAGVVAAVPEPAPAQLLAHAEALLTGRAQFLGVAREDLVAPDWFADPRTGRRAPAETFAFDVAYRDESRVGDIKQIWELSRHHHLTVLAAAWRLTRDERYADRVAEHLKSWWSANPPIRGPHWISGIELGIRLISWTWTRRLLSEWPRIGEVFDENPEAHAQLHAHQTWLAALPSVGSSANNHLVAEATGRFVAACAFDWFAESARWREQSAAALSAAVEANTFASGLNRELASDYHLLVLELGLVALAEADAAGHPVSDRLPGLLLRMSDALAATVDCTGRPPRQGDGDDGQALALDALEPTADRAGGLLRVAADVFGPADWWPHLPPATVHSACLGALIRPRADLGPRCPGRPVHFADAGLTILCAHDPDRAGEVWVRADGGPHGFGAIAAHAHADALSVEVRIDGVDVLADPGTYCYHGQPAWRAAFRSTAGHNTLELDGVDQSVSGGPFLWVRQARSRVLVAHQDPTGPGRWTGEHDGYLERLGARHNRTLVLDPATRTLVISDRVHTPRALPARLSFHLGPQVDVELTGPQARLSWRAGDLDRTATLTLPATLTWTAHRGEVEPPTGWYSPGFGRKQPAWALIGRGTLPASPTGGAPIEPLVSVLEWQW